The following are encoded together in the Flavobacterium sp. TR2 genome:
- a CDS encoding MFS transporter, whose amino-acid sequence MSQNEKSIYTLQFILLCLSSLLFSSSFNMMIPELPNYLSSLGGAEYKGLIISLFTLTAAISRPFSGKLTDKWGRVPVMAIGSSVCVVCGFLYPILSSVSGFLLLRLVHGFSTGFKPTSTSAYVADIIPQHRWGEALGMHGLCFSIGGALGPALGSMIVNNYGINVMFYCSSFLAFFSIIIVMNMKETLATKEKLNRSMFIIGRKDIVDKNVFPAGIITFLSYTAFGLILTLIPDWSEHLGAANKGIFFTAFTVASVMVRFGAGKVSDRHGRPKVIMAGLIITSIALFIISAGRDIEMLLVGAGIYGVGTGILSPAISAWTIDMSNPEHRGKAVATMYISMELGIGSGALLGGTYYNDQINRIPQIIRFDILVLILGIVYLTYWARNKKRIKT is encoded by the coding sequence ATGTCACAAAACGAAAAATCAATTTATACCCTACAATTCATTTTACTTTGCTTGAGTTCTTTACTGTTTTCATCAAGTTTTAATATGATGATACCTGAACTTCCTAATTATTTAAGCAGTCTTGGAGGAGCAGAATACAAAGGGCTTATCATTTCATTATTTACATTGACGGCTGCAATTTCCCGTCCATTCAGCGGAAAACTGACAGACAAATGGGGACGCGTTCCTGTTATGGCTATAGGATCTTCGGTTTGTGTGGTCTGCGGATTTTTGTATCCTATTTTGAGCTCTGTTTCGGGGTTCCTATTGCTGCGTTTGGTTCATGGTTTTTCAACGGGTTTTAAACCTACTTCGACATCGGCTTATGTGGCAGATATTATTCCGCAGCACAGATGGGGAGAAGCACTTGGAATGCACGGATTGTGTTTTAGTATTGGAGGAGCTTTAGGGCCGGCATTGGGCAGTATGATTGTTAACAATTACGGAATTAACGTAATGTTTTACTGTTCGTCGTTTCTTGCTTTCTTTTCCATTATTATAGTAATGAATATGAAAGAGACCCTTGCAACAAAAGAGAAATTGAACAGATCGATGTTTATTATTGGCCGAAAAGATATTGTAGATAAGAATGTATTTCCTGCAGGGATTATCACTTTTCTTTCGTACACGGCATTCGGACTTATTTTGACTTTAATTCCAGATTGGAGTGAGCATTTGGGAGCAGCAAATAAAGGTATATTTTTTACGGCCTTTACAGTAGCTTCGGTTATGGTTCGTTTTGGAGCAGGAAAAGTTTCAGATAGGCATGGACGGCCAAAAGTTATCATGGCTGGATTGATCATAACATCGATTGCACTATTTATAATAAGTGCAGGAAGAGATATTGAGATGTTATTGGTAGGAGCTGGAATTTATGGAGTGGGGACAGGTATTTTATCGCCTGCGATTAGTGCTTGGACTATTGATATGAGTAATCCTGAACATAGAGGAAAAGCAGTTGCAACGATGTATATTTCGATGGAACTTGGAATTGGTTCTGGCGCTCTTTTAGGAGGAACTTACTACAATGATCAAATCAACCGCATACCGCAAATCATCAGATTTGATATATTGGTGCTAATTCTGGGAATTGTATATCTTACTTATTGGGCTCGAAACAAAAAAAGAATTAAAACCTAA
- a CDS encoding gliding motility-associated C-terminal domain-containing protein, giving the protein MFKKYILGLLILLPAISCIAQSDAVYIDGPYHVAAGESEQWYGDVTLGPNAKLYIEDDAKILFYGANFKMEPGAQIYGTDKTWLSFEQGVGMGTVAFQQPNPNNGFTIKQMLDGGNDGNSGNSNTFTSIEINNSKGVMLANSNTRLGTDMIFSSGNLYADTHDLVLDKDATLTGYDASKFVVTNDSGHLVKENYTGAFEFPVGMAENDYTPAKVNPTKANTIHVNVTNYDTSASVEDGIEGIDRTWNIYGSANTGAIIALQHNSDTNNSGFKSNSSFITQYGSSPNSTGDKTSKNGWQSNNPTTATISNGIEISSRAYIALSTISSEDQSFFTKESSVTNNNVESDIQVFNAISPNGDGRNDKMIIEGLDNYQYNTLEIFNRWGVKVYSTENYGQNGNYFIGISEGRATINQDSKLPTGTYFYVLKYVDANGNAKEKAGYLYLVR; this is encoded by the coding sequence ATGTTTAAAAAATATATTTTAGGGCTTTTGATTTTACTACCTGCGATATCCTGCATAGCACAAAGTGATGCCGTTTATATAGATGGTCCCTATCATGTGGCTGCTGGAGAATCGGAGCAATGGTATGGTGACGTTACACTGGGGCCAAATGCAAAGCTGTACATAGAAGACGATGCTAAAATATTGTTTTATGGCGCTAATTTTAAAATGGAACCTGGAGCACAGATTTACGGAACAGATAAAACATGGCTGTCATTTGAGCAAGGTGTGGGTATGGGTACTGTTGCTTTTCAGCAGCCAAATCCTAACAATGGTTTTACGATAAAACAAATGTTAGATGGTGGTAATGATGGAAATTCTGGTAATTCAAATACCTTTACAAGTATAGAAATCAATAACTCAAAAGGTGTGATGCTGGCAAACAGCAATACTCGCTTAGGTACTGATATGATTTTTTCTTCTGGAAATTTGTATGCAGATACTCATGATCTTGTATTAGACAAGGATGCGACGCTTACGGGTTATGATGCATCAAAATTTGTGGTAACCAATGATAGTGGCCATCTCGTAAAAGAAAATTATACAGGCGCATTTGAATTTCCAGTAGGTATGGCTGAAAATGATTATACACCCGCAAAAGTCAATCCGACAAAAGCGAATACAATTCATGTAAATGTTACCAATTATGATACTTCGGCATCAGTAGAAGATGGGATTGAGGGTATTGACCGCACCTGGAATATTTATGGAAGTGCTAATACGGGTGCTATAATTGCATTGCAACATAATAGTGATACAAACAATTCCGGTTTTAAATCAAATAGTAGTTTTATTACCCAATACGGTAGTTCGCCTAACAGTACAGGAGACAAAACCTCAAAGAATGGCTGGCAATCTAATAATCCAACAACAGCAACCATTTCAAATGGTATCGAAATAAGCAGTAGGGCATATATTGCGCTTTCAACGATTTCATCAGAAGATCAGTCCTTTTTTACCAAAGAGAGCTCCGTTACCAATAACAATGTCGAAAGTGATATTCAGGTCTTTAATGCTATAAGTCCAAATGGCGATGGGAGAAATGATAAAATGATTATTGAAGGACTTGATAATTATCAGTACAATACATTAGAGATTTTTAATCGTTGGGGAGTAAAAGTTTATTCTACAGAAAACTATGGGCAAAATGGCAATTATTTTATTGGTATTTCTGAGGGAAGAGCCACAATCAATCAAGACTCAAAATTGCCAACAGGAACATACTTTTATGTGTTAAAATATGTAGATGCTAATGGAAATGCGAAAGAGAAAGCAGGTTATTTATATCTCGTTAGATAA
- a CDS encoding serine hydrolase domain-containing protein: protein MQMIFLKKTKIPQILFSILVLSSCGQNKKTATDTTQTVEDTLPKMKPLGPEPKVSQAYKNSVVGRINHFYNKNWPNNTMNGSFLVAKNGQILFEKYNGFANKNEGTKITPETPVQIASVSKVLTATAVLKLVNAGKIDLDQKVNTILKTFPYEECTIRMLLDHRTGMRNYAYFTDRDKSIWDRHNQLTNKDILDILATKDIGLESRTGTRFSYCNTNYAMLALIIEKITGLSYKEAMSEMIFKPLGMTHTYVFDDDKDRKKIVPSYKGNGVEIGFDYLDNVYGDKNVFSTARDLLKFDRARQSPDFLKPELLKQVYTGYSNERKGTKNYGLGIRMINWETGQNFYFHNGWWHGNTSSYITLMKEGVTIIALSNKMTRNTYAVRKLAPIFGDYPFNFKDEE, encoded by the coding sequence ATGCAAATGATTTTCCTTAAAAAAACAAAGATACCACAAATACTTTTTTCAATACTTGTTTTAAGTTCTTGTGGTCAAAACAAAAAAACAGCAACAGATACTACTCAGACAGTCGAAGATACATTACCTAAAATGAAGCCGTTAGGCCCAGAACCAAAAGTTTCTCAGGCGTATAAAAACTCGGTTGTCGGCAGAATAAATCACTTTTATAATAAAAACTGGCCAAATAATACTATGAACGGAAGCTTCTTAGTGGCCAAAAATGGACAAATTTTATTTGAAAAATATAATGGTTTTGCCAATAAAAATGAAGGAACCAAAATAACGCCTGAAACACCTGTACAAATTGCCTCTGTAAGTAAAGTTCTGACTGCGACAGCAGTTTTAAAATTGGTAAACGCAGGTAAAATTGACTTAGATCAGAAAGTAAATACTATATTAAAAACGTTCCCTTACGAAGAATGCACCATCAGAATGCTATTGGATCATCGCACTGGAATGCGCAATTATGCTTATTTTACAGATCGTGACAAATCGATTTGGGATAGACATAACCAATTGACTAATAAAGACATTTTAGATATTCTTGCTACAAAAGATATTGGTTTAGAATCTAGAACTGGAACTCGTTTTAGCTATTGCAATACCAATTATGCAATGCTGGCTCTTATTATCGAAAAAATTACGGGTTTAAGCTATAAAGAAGCAATGTCTGAAATGATTTTTAAGCCTCTTGGAATGACTCATACTTACGTTTTTGATGACGACAAAGACAGAAAAAAAATTGTTCCTTCTTATAAAGGTAATGGTGTAGAAATTGGCTTTGATTATTTGGATAATGTTTATGGGGACAAAAATGTATTTTCGACAGCACGAGATCTTTTAAAATTTGATCGCGCCAGACAATCGCCAGATTTCTTAAAACCTGAATTATTGAAACAAGTATACACGGGCTACAGCAACGAGCGTAAAGGGACAAAAAATTATGGTCTAGGAATTAGAATGATTAATTGGGAAACGGGACAGAATTTCTATTTTCATAATGGCTGGTGGCACGGAAACACCTCATCTTACATTACTTTGATGAAAGAAGGAGTTACGATAATTGCGTTATCTAACAAGATGACTAGAAATACTTATGCAGTTCGCAAACTAGCTCCAATTTTTGGAGATTATCCTTTTAATTTTAAAGACGAAGAGTAA
- a CDS encoding NAD(P)-dependent oxidoreductase, with product MKFGIIKERKNPPDKRVVFSPNELTKLKQLYHDASVKVESSDIRIFSDDDYKNMGITVADTVSDCNVLFGVKEVPVENLIPNKAYFFFSHTIKKQPHNRKLLQAILEKNIDLYDHETIVDEHDRRLIGFGKYAGMVGVYNGIRAFGIKFELFKLPKAETLSGKEDLIKHLKRITMPALKFVVTGTGKVGSGAKEILDAIKVKEITIDNYLTKKYAQAVYVQLDVLEYNRRKDGQVLDFVDFVNHPEEYESDFERFTKVSDIYFAGHFYASNAPMILTKEMLNASDCKLKVVADISCDVNGPIACTVRSSTIEEPLYGYFPLEDREVDFFHPAAVAVMAVDNLPCEIPKDASEGFGEQFMEHVIPAFFNGDKDGILKRAKITENGKLTERFSYLQDYVDGK from the coding sequence ATGAAATTTGGAATCATAAAAGAGAGAAAAAACCCACCAGATAAAAGAGTTGTGTTTTCTCCAAATGAATTGACTAAGCTAAAACAGCTTTATCACGATGCATCTGTAAAAGTTGAAAGTTCTGATATAAGAATTTTTTCTGATGACGATTATAAAAATATGGGAATTACTGTCGCAGATACTGTTTCTGATTGCAATGTTTTATTTGGCGTAAAAGAAGTTCCTGTAGAAAATTTGATTCCAAATAAGGCCTATTTCTTTTTTTCTCATACAATTAAAAAACAGCCTCATAATAGAAAATTGCTTCAAGCGATTTTGGAGAAAAATATTGATTTATATGATCACGAAACGATTGTAGATGAGCATGACCGCCGTTTAATTGGTTTCGGAAAATATGCCGGAATGGTTGGGGTTTATAACGGCATTAGAGCTTTCGGAATTAAATTCGAATTGTTCAAACTTCCAAAAGCTGAAACACTTTCTGGAAAAGAAGATTTGATAAAGCATTTGAAACGCATTACCATGCCAGCTCTAAAATTTGTTGTTACAGGAACAGGAAAGGTGGGGAGTGGAGCAAAAGAAATTCTAGATGCTATAAAAGTAAAAGAAATTACGATTGATAATTATTTGACTAAAAAATATGCTCAGGCTGTTTATGTGCAACTTGATGTTTTGGAGTACAATAGAAGGAAAGATGGTCAGGTGTTAGATTTTGTAGATTTTGTAAATCACCCAGAAGAGTACGAGTCCGATTTTGAAAGGTTTACAAAAGTATCTGATATTTATTTTGCAGGACATTTTTATGCAAGCAATGCACCAATGATTTTAACAAAAGAAATGTTGAATGCAAGCGATTGCAAATTGAAAGTTGTAGCCGATATTTCTTGCGATGTTAATGGGCCAATTGCCTGCACGGTGCGTTCGTCAACAATAGAAGAACCTTTATATGGTTATTTTCCGTTAGAAGATCGCGAAGTAGATTTCTTTCATCCAGCTGCGGTTGCAGTAATGGCAGTTGATAATTTGCCTTGCGAAATTCCAAAAGATGCCAGTGAAGGCTTTGGTGAGCAATTTATGGAACACGTTATTCCAGCTTTCTTCAACGGTGATAAAGACGGAATACTAAAACGCGCCAAAATCACTGAAAATGGAAAATTGACAGAAAGATTTAGTTATTTGCAGGATTATGTTGATGGGAAATAA
- a CDS encoding hydrogen peroxide-inducible genes activator, whose product MNIQQLEYVLAVDKHRHFLKASESCFITQATLSAMIKKLEEELNVILFDRNKHPVEPTAIGKKIIEQAKKSLREIYRIQDIINEEKDEVKGELRIGIIPSLAPYLLPLFIKQFLDTYQDVALTINEYTTSEIQEKLLEGSLDVGILAIPLLNNDLKESTLFYEEFFYYSNTDVLSKSKQHILPKDVNPNNLLLLEEGHCFRNQVFNLCELRKKDFTSLKLNYQSGSIETIRKMVDLNMGCTILPELTLSMLTTEQKQKLSRFEKPSPVREIGLVTHRHFIKEKLIKVLNNCILDAIPQSMLDKSCKTIIPLQ is encoded by the coding sequence ATGAATATTCAGCAACTTGAGTACGTTTTAGCGGTTGATAAACACCGACATTTTTTAAAGGCCTCAGAATCATGCTTTATTACTCAAGCCACACTGAGTGCCATGATAAAAAAGCTCGAAGAAGAACTTAATGTAATTTTATTTGATCGAAACAAACATCCCGTTGAGCCTACTGCTATTGGAAAGAAAATTATAGAGCAGGCAAAAAAATCTTTGCGCGAGATTTATCGAATTCAGGATATTATTAATGAAGAGAAAGACGAAGTTAAAGGAGAACTTCGAATAGGGATTATTCCGTCTCTGGCGCCATATTTATTGCCTCTATTTATAAAACAATTTCTAGATACTTATCAGGACGTCGCGCTTACTATAAATGAGTACACCACAAGCGAAATACAGGAAAAGTTGTTGGAAGGATCTTTAGATGTCGGAATTTTGGCAATACCGCTTTTAAATAATGACCTGAAAGAATCGACATTGTTTTATGAAGAATTCTTCTATTACAGCAATACCGATGTACTTTCCAAATCAAAACAACACATTTTACCTAAAGATGTAAATCCTAACAATTTACTTTTATTAGAGGAAGGTCATTGCTTTAGAAATCAAGTTTTTAATCTATGTGAATTGAGAAAGAAAGATTTTACCAGTTTAAAATTAAATTATCAGTCAGGAAGCATAGAAACCATCCGAAAAATGGTCGATCTGAATATGGGATGTACGATTTTGCCTGAATTGACCCTTTCAATGCTTACAACAGAACAAAAACAGAAACTAAGCAGATTTGAAAAACCATCACCTGTTAGAGAAATTGGCCTGGTAACACATAGGCATTTTATAAAAGAAAAATTAATTAAGGTATTGAATAACTGTATTTTAGATGCTATTCCGCAGTCGATGTTGGATAAAAGCTGTAAAACGATTATTCCACTGCAATAA
- a CDS encoding catalase: MKKNLSVSYFLLFASMAFAQQKQITTNTGAPVGDNQNSKTIGQDGQVLLEDIHLIEKLASFDRERIPERVVHARGTGAYGEFTASGDFSKFTKASVFKKGKTTPVFVRFSTVVHPSGSPETLRDPRGFATKFYTDEGNYDLVGNNLPVFFIRDAIKFPDMVHAFKPSPIYNKQDPNRVFDFFSNIPEGTHMLTRVYSDYGIPANYREMNGSGVHAFKWVNATGEVTYVKYTWKSMQGERNLTQEEANALQAQDFQHATVDLYDNIKKGNYPSWELYVQMLKPSDFDKMDFNPLDPTKIWPAEMAPLQLVGKMTLNKIPDNFFQEVEQSAFAPGTLVPGIEPSEDKLLQGRLFSYFDTQRYRIGSNFQQLPVNAPKAAVNTNNQNGAFANRKTNGDINYQPSATQNGFADNEKYKYSKSAFTNVTTAQQKISKPNDFKQAGEFYRSLSEKDKQNLIKNLSGDLMVVQNKDVVRKMVGYFYMADSDYGKRLAKALNLSREEVEKMFAK; this comes from the coding sequence ATGAAAAAGAATTTATCTGTAAGTTATTTTTTACTTTTTGCAAGCATGGCATTTGCACAGCAGAAACAAATCACAACAAATACAGGCGCGCCTGTTGGTGATAATCAGAATTCAAAAACGATTGGACAGGATGGACAAGTTTTGTTAGAAGACATCCATTTAATTGAAAAATTAGCCTCATTTGACAGAGAGCGAATCCCTGAAAGAGTTGTGCACGCACGAGGCACAGGAGCCTATGGCGAATTTACAGCTTCAGGAGATTTTAGCAAATTCACCAAAGCGTCGGTTTTTAAAAAAGGAAAAACTACCCCTGTATTTGTTCGTTTCTCCACTGTAGTACATCCATCAGGATCTCCTGAAACATTAAGAGATCCAAGAGGTTTTGCCACTAAATTTTATACAGATGAAGGCAATTATGATTTGGTAGGAAACAATCTGCCTGTTTTCTTTATTCGCGATGCGATTAAATTCCCAGACATGGTTCACGCCTTTAAGCCATCTCCTATCTACAACAAACAGGATCCAAACAGGGTTTTTGACTTTTTCAGCAATATTCCCGAAGGAACTCATATGTTGACGAGAGTATATTCAGATTACGGAATTCCTGCAAATTACAGAGAAATGAATGGTTCTGGAGTACACGCTTTTAAGTGGGTTAATGCAACTGGCGAAGTTACTTACGTGAAATACACATGGAAATCGATGCAGGGAGAGAGAAATTTGACTCAAGAAGAAGCAAATGCTCTTCAAGCTCAGGACTTTCAGCACGCTACTGTTGACTTGTATGATAATATCAAAAAAGGAAATTATCCTTCTTGGGAATTATATGTACAGATGTTAAAACCTTCTGATTTTGATAAAATGGATTTTAATCCGTTAGACCCAACAAAAATCTGGCCTGCAGAAATGGCGCCATTACAATTGGTTGGAAAAATGACTTTGAATAAAATACCAGATAATTTTTTCCAAGAAGTAGAACAATCTGCGTTTGCGCCTGGCACATTAGTTCCTGGAATTGAGCCGTCTGAAGACAAACTATTACAAGGTCGTTTATTTTCTTATTTTGACACACAACGTTATAGAATTGGCAGCAATTTTCAGCAATTGCCTGTAAATGCACCAAAAGCAGCCGTTAACACAAACAACCAAAATGGTGCTTTTGCCAACAGAAAAACAAATGGAGATATTAACTATCAGCCAAGTGCAACTCAAAATGGTTTTGCAGACAATGAAAAATATAAATATTCAAAATCGGCATTTACCAATGTAACGACAGCACAACAAAAAATTTCTAAACCAAACGATTTCAAACAAGCAGGAGAATTTTATCGTTCATTATCAGAAAAAGACAAGCAAAATTTGATTAAAAATCTTTCTGGTGATTTAATGGTTGTTCAAAACAAAGATGTGGTACGCAAAATGGTTGGATATTTTTACATGGCCGACAGCGATTACGGAAAACGTTTAGCAAAAGCTTTAAATCTTTCTCGTGAAGAAGTTGAAAAAATGTTCGCAAAATAA
- a CDS encoding DUF763 domain-containing protein, translated as MKRSGTADLPLHYGHVPLWLAERMSKLGFAIVETIAMEFSTSEVISKLSNPFWFQSFGAVMGMDWHSSGITTSVLGALKKSVNPHSKELGIYICGGKGKHSMATPQELLFVGEKTGLDGNNLADCSRLTAKVDNTAIQDGFQLYQHNFIVDSKGQWAVIQQGMNPNSRTARRYHWHSQDLKSFINEPHTFIYGENQGSILNLTANAATKSREGILELVKESPVKIIKEMQHLAMPAHHDVRMEDVNMKRLGAMLWATHENKPEDFEELLLLKGMGPRALQSLALVSEIIYGTPTRFEDPARFSFAHGGKDGHPFPVPVKIYDETIDTLQRAINRAKIGNSDKLSAIQKLSEISRKAEESFTPNSNFDALIQREREESYKYGGKTVFGDAKPPKKKPINPNNQLELF; from the coding sequence ATGAAACGTTCAGGCACGGCAGATCTTCCTTTACATTACGGGCACGTTCCGTTATGGCTTGCTGAACGAATGTCTAAACTTGGTTTTGCGATTGTTGAGACCATTGCTATGGAATTTTCAACTTCAGAAGTTATAAGCAAATTAAGCAATCCGTTTTGGTTTCAAAGTTTTGGAGCTGTTATGGGAATGGATTGGCATTCGTCTGGAATTACGACTTCGGTGCTTGGAGCATTAAAGAAATCGGTTAATCCACATTCAAAAGAACTCGGAATTTATATCTGCGGAGGTAAAGGGAAACATTCTATGGCAACGCCTCAGGAACTTCTATTTGTGGGAGAAAAAACAGGTCTTGACGGAAATAATCTTGCCGACTGCAGCCGACTTACAGCAAAAGTTGACAATACTGCCATTCAGGACGGTTTTCAATTGTATCAGCATAATTTTATTGTTGATAGCAAAGGGCAATGGGCCGTTATACAGCAGGGAATGAATCCGAATTCTCGAACTGCCAGAAGATACCATTGGCATTCGCAAGATTTAAAATCTTTTATAAATGAACCGCACACTTTTATTTATGGCGAAAATCAAGGTTCTATTTTAAACCTTACTGCAAACGCTGCAACGAAATCTCGTGAAGGCATTTTAGAATTGGTAAAAGAATCGCCAGTCAAAATCATAAAAGAAATGCAGCATCTTGCTATGCCCGCGCATCATGATGTGAGAATGGAAGATGTTAATATGAAGCGGCTTGGCGCAATGCTTTGGGCCACTCACGAAAACAAACCTGAAGATTTTGAAGAACTGCTGCTTTTGAAGGGAATGGGGCCAAGAGCCTTGCAATCGCTTGCATTGGTAAGCGAAATCATTTATGGAACTCCAACGCGATTTGAAGATCCGGCCCGTTTTTCATTTGCTCATGGAGGAAAAGACGGCCATCCGTTTCCTGTTCCAGTTAAAATTTATGATGAAACCATAGATACGCTTCAAAGAGCTATCAATCGTGCCAAAATCGGAAATAGCGATAAGCTCAGCGCCATTCAGAAACTATCTGAGATTTCTAGGAAAGCAGAAGAAAGTTTTACGCCAAACTCCAATTTTGATGCACTCATTCAAAGAGAAAGAGAGGAATCGTATAAATATGGAGGAAAAACTGTTTTTGGAGATGCAAAACCTCCTAAAAAGAAACCTATAAACCCAAACAATCAGCTGGAATTATTTTAA
- a CDS encoding ankyrin repeat domain-containing protein — MTRIRIIIICIIVLFSTSYSFAQGTIFTAARNNDIELLRDLLSKNIEINSADERGSSALIIASYNGNYEATKLLLENGADPNIQDRMGNTALMGLCFKRDDQIAQLLLQYKTDVNLQNYNGATALIFAATFGADSIIPMLINKGADKTIKDKYNKTALDYAILQENEETIKLLAN, encoded by the coding sequence ATGACCAGAATAAGGATTATTATAATCTGCATTATTGTCTTATTTTCAACTTCCTACTCTTTTGCCCAAGGCACTATTTTTACAGCGGCCCGTAACAATGATATTGAATTGCTGCGGGATCTGCTGTCAAAAAATATTGAAATAAATAGTGCCGATGAAAGAGGAAGTTCGGCTTTGATTATTGCGAGTTATAACGGAAATTATGAAGCCACAAAACTGCTTCTTGAAAACGGAGCAGATCCAAACATTCAGGATCGTATGGGCAACACAGCTTTGATGGGATTGTGCTTTAAACGTGATGATCAAATAGCGCAACTGCTTTTGCAATATAAAACAGATGTCAATTTGCAGAATTACAACGGAGCAACAGCATTAATTTTTGCGGCCACTTTTGGCGCTGATTCCATTATACCAATGCTGATTAATAAAGGCGCTGACAAGACTATAAAAGATAAGTATAATAAAACAGCACTTGATTATGCTATTCTTCAGGAAAATGAAGAAACTATAAAACTTCTGGCAAACTAA
- a CDS encoding autotransporter-associated beta strand repeat-containing protein, translating into MQSQVPTQQFWLNNQSINSLIWDNIASNGKIDNGSGNWDTNTANWLHSQTIVQGTNNTKWLVFPKCSEAVFGGNPGIGNAGTITLTEPITSVKSLSFRPAAGGNFTLTGGTLSPCATRFNIFTENALNVTIACPIIGTTGIIKTGKGTLNLTGVSSFAEPSFVKEGIVNLPNGIGFGAGGNIVNNAIVRYDCSQYVQNVTNNYATANGSTTGSISSATIEAYAPGQSGYVAAGTLKLTGNITQYGINGYGCSTISISSGNIHVAYISTGKGNSYGAAGYLVVDNATLTVDNYITSGEASGSGVNGGAVQATFNSGAVVRAKGFYANNANYGGDSRITVNQGATFLTGAANIGVRTYNLPIVLSGGTVGCWNENSNMGGTGCSLTAGTSSSVDTYGYIYTIGAVVSGDGSLVKKSAGTLVLNGNNTFTGGVTINGGIVKAGNVNAFGTGIITINAGATLNKNGFAIANTIVNNGGTIIP; encoded by the coding sequence ATGCAGTCACAAGTTCCAACACAGCAATTTTGGCTTAATAATCAATCAATAAATAGTTTGATATGGGACAATATTGCTTCTAATGGTAAAATAGATAATGGTTCAGGAAATTGGGATACAAACACAGCTAATTGGTTGCACAGTCAAACAATTGTGCAAGGAACAAATAACACAAAGTGGCTTGTTTTTCCAAAATGTTCTGAAGCAGTTTTTGGAGGTAATCCGGGAATAGGAAATGCAGGAACAATAACTTTGACAGAACCTATTACAAGTGTTAAATCGCTTTCTTTTAGACCTGCTGCAGGTGGTAATTTTACATTAACAGGTGGAACTCTATCACCTTGCGCAACAAGATTTAATATTTTTACGGAAAATGCTTTAAATGTAACTATTGCTTGCCCTATAATTGGTACAACGGGAATTATAAAGACCGGAAAGGGGACACTTAATTTAACAGGAGTCAGTTCTTTTGCAGAACCTAGTTTTGTTAAGGAGGGAATTGTAAATCTACCTAATGGGATAGGATTTGGTGCAGGTGGTAATATAGTTAACAATGCAATTGTTCGATACGACTGTAGTCAATATGTACAAAATGTAACAAATAATTATGCAACAGCAAATGGTAGCACTACTGGGAGTATTTCATCAGCCACTATAGAGGCATATGCTCCAGGACAAAGTGGATATGTCGCAGCTGGGACACTAAAACTTACAGGAAATATAACACAATACGGTATAAACGGTTACGGTTGCTCAACAATTTCTATATCTTCTGGAAATATTCATGTGGCATACATTAGTACAGGTAAAGGTAATAGTTATGGTGCAGCGGGGTATTTGGTGGTTGATAATGCTACACTTACTGTTGATAATTATATAACAAGTGGAGAAGCATCTGGTTCAGGTGTAAATGGAGGAGCTGTACAAGCTACTTTTAACTCTGGAGCTGTGGTACGTGCAAAAGGATTTTATGCCAATAACGCCAATTACGGCGGAGATTCCCGTATTACTGTAAATCAGGGAGCAACATTTTTAACAGGGGCTGCTAACATTGGTGTTCGCACTTATAATTTGCCTATTGTTTTAAGCGGTGGCACTGTAGGTTGCTGGAATGAAAATTCTAATATGGGAGGAACGGGTTGTTCTTTAACTGCAGGCACCAGCTCATCAGTTGATACTTATGGTTATATTTATACAATAGGGGCTGTTGTAAGTGGTGATGGAAGTTTGGTTAAAAAGAGTGCCGGTACATTGGTCTTAAATGGGAATAATACTTTTACAGGCGGTGTTACTATTAATGGTGGTATAGTTAAGGCTGGTAACGTAAATGCTTTTGGAACGGGAATCATTACCATTAACGCAGGTGCTACTTTAAATAAAAATGGTTTTGCCATTGCCAACACAATTGTAAATAACGGAGGTACCATAATTCCTTAA